From a single Jatrophihabitans sp. genomic region:
- a CDS encoding amino acid adenylation domain-containing protein produces the protein MTSTYQLTACQRDVWVANSLFPELPQFNVFIYDRIVGASSDAELQACLARAAERNDALRMRIDERDGVPYQWLAETPPTVELVDLSGAADPRQASADWLREAFDTPFKPLRSQLVQLAVIRESPQVAYVYVRSLHILNDAWSLNLIMAQFRRDLATLQETGKLPDRPAPSYRTAIELDQGFRASLGHSSAQEHFRAELAGLEPALYQRREPAGSRRSARHHFTVERELIDRIRGQGHSVFAFMTGVLGLYLSRVHRTDDVCVGVPLLNRPSTTEQQMVGHFANTLPLRLTIGAEQTFTELVTAVRAGTRGLKAHERLAVGDLLAALPNSGQGPKRLFDVTIAYLQWPSPPTIPGLRYDTVVQARAHDDDALGIVVNELDDVSDVQVDLDYGCDVFDDDYRIEDFVRHLQTLLRSALDEPDRQAQQLPMLDPAELEAVSRQVNRTRFPFDEQTTLAAQFQAQAARTPDAVAVLDDQSKRQLTYRELDAESDALAAVLHADGLTVEEPVAILLERSPAMIIAILAVLKAGGAYLPIDLGYPANRIEFILRDSGARIVLHDGRIDQEVDWGAAIRHDLSRGLPSCPQPAEPAAVTGDNLAYIIYTSGSTGRPKGALIEHRSVINRLRWMDRRYPLGPDDVLIQKTPISFDVSVWELFWWMLAGARVVLLAPGHEKDPRQLARAVAEYGVTVAHFVPSMLDPFLDLAEEEQRNPDRPANPLGSLRRVFCSGEALLPQQVRRFATLASHSAEPARLVNLYGPTEATVDVSYYDCPADPDLELSRVPIGRPIDNIELFVMDRHGLVQPVGLAGELYIAGVGVGRGYLNRPELTAEKFVANPAIGSLSDYPTLYRTGDLVTRAADGEISFLGRIDGQLKIRGNRVELGEVESALTEIDGVRAAVAAGQPGPTGSLMLVAYYVGDPSLTPAVLRQELQRRLPDYLVPSVFQLIESIPLSPNGKADRAALSLLLEGQPASVDPPRTELEASIAAIWRSVLKVEAIGVHDNYFTVGGDSITMLQIRAAAEKEGIYFELADLIRRPTVAGLAERASSSPSAQADEPLAPFELLRPADAAMLTRPNPVLGAVDGYPATDLQLGLLYHSAEHERSAVYHDVFRYSLRIRRDEDRFVADFTRAFELVKRRHPVLRSWFDLGSFSEPVQLVAAEVAGGLEFRDLRSVAAEDAEAAIENHVADRRFHRYVFDAAPLYLFRVHLLPDTVELVFSFHHAILDGWSVATLVGELLQDYLHLAGASIDPVGLTERPSPGYHVRAVRQAEADPESRHYWQQKLDQVEPIQLTGSRPHVRPDSGELIALRVELPAGLEARARDLAREHELPLKSVLFAAYFGLLRLLTGADDITIGLVTGGRPERSDAERVTGLFLGTLPVRLRSVTGSWLAIAQALYAADQDNHQHRRYPLSAIQRDLGGRLPFDTAFNFVHLRVLNDLLKHDEVDLIDFQTWEETNFALLLNAVLDPADDRLWLRFDLDGRTFGRAQAEQLAASYLDILDHLVTHPTEPVGLEFLPTTLPEPTTHPAPHTVIDRLDRHARQRPSAIAVAHHDVRWSYQQLWQASERIARRLIALGARPGSHIGIAMHRSPEAIAVIIGVARAGCACVPLDVTYPPDRIARMVERSQPAVVVTSQAGDQPGVDPSLVVAVEQLLAEPAGDAAAAASLPRLDPDSVAYVLFTSGSTGLPKGVQIPHRVLANYASWQEQAVSGRTARVTLQFAPLSFDVAFQEILSTLYAGGQLQLIDESHRHDMPELLRLLESSGVERVFLPYVALQQLAEASVTLGLRPSRLSTIISSGEQLRVTEQIRQFCAALPGTVLENQYGPTETHLLTSFPMTGDPQLFPELPPIGRPITGVELLLLDDQLRHVPDGGRGELYAQGLCLADGYLGQPELTAERFSYREGVRIYRTGDLATRLPGGELVWLGRADSQVKVRGFRVELAEVELAIRAAGRKNPALVDVAVIARSRAAGADAFLVAYLTGDPAELDIEELRGYLHGALPGYMVPSYFEWISAFPRTASGKRDDAALAELPLASGRISSGRPARDSWEGGVLELVRQVLESDQIGIEDNFFEAGGTSLSAMRLTVLIEKRFGAPMPVSALITAPSVAALAARLRSAPDRGTFDPVVPMRSTGSRRPLFLVHPLGGNVLCYRGLTERLGADQPVYALQAPGSVGGSEPLGSVPELAALYVAAIRRIQPSGPYNIGGWSFGGFIAFEMARQITAVEPAGVAQLILIDPIAIEQGQRPEIADRSLLEWFFWEMLWAEHGGLTEVEAVPADLDADRAFDFVADRAAAAGVLADTGSAEQVRRLFSMFKAHWQALLTYQPEPAPQDLLLLRATAQLPAVLQPMHGAARSLHTDSTNGWSAMTTGRIEVVDVDGDHLVLLDEPYVEGIADTINRVLRSNPSDIATDRKRA, from the coding sequence ATGACTTCGACGTACCAGCTGACTGCCTGCCAACGTGACGTGTGGGTGGCCAATTCGCTCTTTCCGGAACTACCGCAGTTCAACGTCTTCATCTATGACCGCATTGTCGGCGCCAGCTCCGATGCCGAGCTCCAGGCATGCCTGGCTCGGGCGGCCGAGCGCAATGACGCGCTGCGGATGCGGATCGACGAACGGGACGGCGTTCCGTACCAGTGGCTGGCCGAAACACCACCTACGGTGGAGCTCGTCGACCTGTCCGGTGCGGCCGATCCCCGGCAGGCCAGTGCGGACTGGTTGCGCGAGGCGTTCGACACGCCGTTCAAGCCGCTTCGATCGCAACTCGTGCAACTGGCCGTCATTCGAGAGTCACCCCAGGTCGCCTATGTGTATGTCCGCTCGCTACACATCCTGAACGATGCCTGGAGCCTCAACCTGATCATGGCCCAGTTCCGCCGGGACCTGGCCACCCTGCAGGAAACCGGGAAGCTGCCCGACCGGCCGGCGCCGTCGTACCGGACGGCGATCGAGCTCGATCAGGGATTCCGCGCATCGTTGGGGCATTCCAGCGCGCAGGAGCACTTCCGTGCCGAACTGGCCGGTCTGGAGCCCGCGCTCTACCAACGCCGGGAACCCGCCGGCAGCCGGCGCAGCGCGCGCCACCACTTCACCGTGGAACGCGAGCTGATCGATCGGATACGTGGCCAGGGCCATTCGGTTTTCGCTTTCATGACCGGTGTGTTGGGCCTCTATCTGAGCCGGGTGCACCGTACCGATGACGTGTGCGTCGGGGTGCCCCTGCTGAACCGGCCCAGCACTACCGAGCAGCAGATGGTCGGGCACTTCGCCAACACGCTGCCGCTTCGGCTGACCATCGGCGCCGAGCAGACCTTCACCGAGCTGGTGACCGCCGTACGTGCCGGCACCCGCGGATTGAAGGCTCATGAGAGGCTGGCTGTCGGTGATCTGCTGGCGGCTCTGCCGAACAGCGGCCAGGGCCCCAAGAGGCTGTTCGACGTGACCATCGCCTACCTGCAATGGCCGAGTCCACCCACCATTCCCGGTTTGCGTTACGACACCGTGGTACAGGCCCGTGCGCATGACGACGACGCGCTCGGCATCGTGGTCAACGAGTTGGACGATGTCAGCGATGTGCAGGTCGACCTCGACTACGGCTGCGACGTGTTCGATGACGACTACCGGATCGAGGACTTCGTCCGCCACCTGCAGACGCTGCTTCGTAGTGCGCTGGACGAGCCGGACCGGCAGGCGCAGCAGCTGCCGATGCTCGATCCGGCCGAACTGGAGGCGGTATCCCGGCAGGTCAACCGGACCCGATTCCCGTTCGATGAGCAGACCACCCTGGCGGCCCAATTCCAGGCCCAGGCGGCCCGAACGCCGGACGCAGTCGCGGTGCTGGATGACCAGAGCAAGCGGCAACTCACCTACCGGGAGCTCGATGCCGAGTCCGACGCGCTGGCGGCGGTACTACATGCCGACGGCCTAACGGTCGAAGAGCCGGTGGCCATCCTGCTCGAACGCAGTCCGGCGATGATCATCGCGATCCTGGCGGTGCTCAAGGCCGGCGGGGCCTACCTGCCCATCGATCTCGGCTATCCAGCCAACCGGATCGAGTTCATCCTGCGCGACAGCGGCGCCCGGATCGTGCTGCATGACGGCCGGATCGATCAGGAGGTCGACTGGGGCGCGGCGATCCGGCACGATCTCAGCCGGGGACTGCCCAGCTGCCCGCAGCCGGCGGAGCCGGCGGCGGTCACCGGCGACAACCTCGCCTACATCATTTACACCTCAGGGTCGACCGGCCGTCCTAAAGGCGCGCTCATCGAGCACCGGTCAGTGATAAACCGACTGCGCTGGATGGACAGACGCTATCCGCTCGGCCCGGACGACGTGCTCATCCAGAAGACTCCGATCTCCTTCGATGTCTCGGTCTGGGAACTGTTCTGGTGGATGCTGGCCGGTGCACGGGTGGTGCTCCTGGCGCCCGGGCACGAGAAGGACCCGCGGCAACTGGCTCGGGCGGTGGCCGAGTACGGGGTGACCGTCGCGCACTTCGTGCCGTCGATGCTCGACCCGTTTCTCGACCTCGCCGAGGAGGAGCAGCGCAACCCCGATCGCCCGGCCAACCCGCTGGGCAGCCTGCGGCGAGTGTTCTGCAGTGGCGAGGCGCTGCTACCGCAGCAAGTCCGGCGGTTCGCCACGCTCGCATCGCACAGTGCCGAGCCGGCCAGGCTGGTGAACCTGTACGGCCCCACCGAGGCGACCGTCGATGTCAGCTACTACGACTGCCCGGCCGACCCGGACCTGGAACTGAGCCGGGTGCCCATCGGCCGTCCGATCGACAACATCGAACTCTTCGTGATGGATCGGCACGGGCTGGTGCAACCGGTCGGGCTGGCCGGCGAGCTGTACATCGCGGGGGTCGGCGTCGGCCGCGGATACCTCAACCGCCCGGAGCTGACCGCGGAGAAATTCGTCGCCAACCCGGCGATCGGCTCGCTGTCGGACTATCCGACGCTGTATCGCACCGGTGACCTGGTGACCCGTGCCGCCGATGGCGAGATCAGCTTCTTGGGACGCATCGACGGGCAGTTGAAGATCCGGGGCAACCGGGTTGAACTCGGCGAGGTCGAGTCCGCGCTCACCGAGATCGACGGGGTTCGTGCGGCGGTGGCCGCCGGTCAGCCGGGCCCGACCGGGTCGCTGATGCTCGTCGCCTACTACGTCGGCGATCCGAGCCTGACCCCGGCCGTGTTGCGGCAGGAGCTGCAACGCCGGCTGCCCGACTATCTGGTGCCGTCGGTGTTCCAGCTCATCGAGTCGATTCCCCTGAGCCCCAACGGTAAGGCCGACCGCGCGGCGCTTTCGCTGCTGCTGGAGGGCCAACCGGCCAGCGTCGACCCGCCGCGCACCGAACTGGAGGCCTCGATCGCGGCCATCTGGCGCAGCGTGCTCAAGGTCGAGGCGATCGGGGTGCACGACAACTACTTCACCGTCGGCGGTGACTCGATCACCATGCTGCAGATCCGCGCAGCCGCGGAGAAGGAAGGCATCTACTTCGAACTGGCCGACCTGATCCGCCGGCCGACGGTTGCCGGCCTGGCCGAGCGCGCTTCGAGCAGCCCATCAGCTCAGGCCGATGAGCCGTTGGCGCCGTTCGAACTGCTCCGTCCGGCCGACGCGGCGATGCTCACTCGGCCGAACCCGGTCCTCGGCGCCGTGGACGGCTATCCGGCGACTGACCTTCAACTCGGTCTGCTCTACCACAGCGCCGAGCACGAACGTTCGGCCGTCTATCACGACGTGTTCCGCTACTCGCTGCGCATCCGGCGGGACGAGGATCGCTTCGTTGCCGACTTCACCCGTGCGTTCGAGCTTGTGAAGCGCCGGCATCCGGTGCTGCGGTCATGGTTCGACCTGGGTAGCTTCAGCGAGCCGGTGCAGCTGGTCGCCGCGGAGGTGGCCGGTGGCCTGGAGTTCCGGGACCTGCGGTCCGTCGCCGCGGAGGATGCGGAGGCGGCGATCGAGAACCATGTCGCCGATCGCCGCTTCCACCGTTATGTCTTCGACGCCGCGCCGCTGTACCTCTTCCGGGTCCATCTGCTGCCGGACACTGTGGAGTTGGTGTTCAGCTTCCACCACGCGATTCTGGACGGCTGGAGCGTGGCGACTCTGGTCGGCGAGCTTTTGCAGGACTACCTCCACCTGGCCGGCGCCTCGATCGACCCGGTGGGGCTGACCGAGCGGCCGTCTCCCGGGTATCACGTCCGGGCTGTGCGGCAGGCCGAGGCTGATCCGGAATCACGCCATTATTGGCAGCAGAAACTCGACCAGGTCGAGCCGATCCAGCTGACCGGATCGCGGCCGCACGTACGACCGGACAGCGGCGAGCTGATCGCGCTGCGGGTCGAGTTGCCGGCCGGCCTAGAGGCCCGGGCCCGGGACCTGGCGCGAGAGCACGAGCTGCCGCTGAAATCGGTGCTGTTCGCGGCCTACTTCGGGCTGCTGCGGCTGCTCACCGGGGCCGATGACATCACCATCGGCCTGGTCACGGGTGGCCGGCCGGAACGTAGCGATGCCGAACGGGTCACCGGCCTGTTCCTGGGCACGCTACCGGTACGGCTGCGCTCGGTCACCGGCTCATGGCTGGCCATCGCCCAGGCGTTGTACGCGGCCGATCAGGACAATCACCAGCACCGCCGCTACCCGCTCAGCGCAATCCAGCGTGATCTCGGCGGCCGGTTGCCGTTCGACACCGCCTTCAACTTCGTCCACCTGCGGGTGCTCAACGACCTGCTAAAGCACGATGAGGTGGACCTCATCGACTTTCAGACGTGGGAAGAAACCAACTTCGCCCTGCTTCTGAACGCGGTGCTGGACCCGGCCGACGACCGGCTGTGGCTGCGCTTCGACCTGGACGGCCGGACGTTCGGCCGGGCCCAGGCCGAACAGCTGGCCGCGAGTTACCTCGATATCCTCGACCACCTGGTCACGCATCCCACCGAGCCGGTCGGCTTGGAGTTCCTGCCCACCACGCTGCCGGAACCGACGACCCATCCGGCGCCGCACACGGTGATCGATCGATTGGACCGCCACGCCCGGCAGCGACCGTCGGCAATCGCGGTCGCCCACCACGACGTCCGGTGGAGTTATCAGCAGCTGTGGCAGGCATCGGAGCGCATCGCACGCCGTTTGATCGCGCTGGGGGCCCGTCCCGGTAGCCACATCGGCATCGCGATGCACCGCTCACCGGAGGCGATCGCCGTGATCATCGGCGTCGCCAGGGCCGGTTGCGCGTGCGTGCCGCTGGACGTGACCTACCCACCGGATCGGATAGCCAGAATGGTCGAACGGTCACAGCCGGCCGTGGTGGTCACGTCCCAGGCCGGTGACCAACCCGGCGTCGACCCGTCGCTGGTGGTTGCGGTCGAGCAACTGCTGGCCGAACCGGCCGGCGATGCCGCCGCGGCGGCAAGCCTGCCCCGGCTGGATCCGGACAGCGTCGCCTACGTGCTGTTCACCTCCGGCTCGACCGGCTTGCCGAAGGGGGTGCAAATCCCACACCGGGTGCTGGCCAACTACGCGAGCTGGCAGGAGCAAGCCGTGAGCGGCCGGACCGCTCGGGTCACCCTGCAGTTCGCCCCGCTCAGCTTCGACGTCGCCTTCCAGGAGATTCTCTCGACGCTGTACGCCGGCGGCCAGTTGCAGCTGATCGACGAGAGCCACCGGCATGACATGCCTGAGCTGCTCAGGCTGCTCGAATCAAGCGGCGTGGAAAGGGTGTTCCTGCCCTACGTCGCATTGCAGCAGCTGGCCGAGGCATCCGTCACGCTCGGGCTGCGGCCGTCTCGGCTGTCGACGATCATCTCCTCCGGCGAGCAGTTGCGGGTCACCGAGCAGATTCGGCAGTTCTGTGCCGCGCTACCGGGCACCGTGCTGGAGAATCAGTACGGGCCTACCGAAACGCATCTGCTGACCAGTTTCCCGATGACCGGTGACCCACAACTGTTTCCCGAGTTACCGCCGATCGGGCGGCCGATCACCGGCGTTGAGCTACTCCTGCTGGATGACCAGCTTCGGCATGTGCCGGACGGCGGCAGAGGCGAGTTGTACGCCCAAGGGCTATGTCTGGCCGATGGCTACCTCGGCCAGCCGGAATTGACTGCCGAACGGTTCAGCTATCGCGAAGGTGTGCGGATCTACCGCACCGGTGATCTAGCGACCAGGCTGCCCGGCGGCGAGCTTGTCTGGCTCGGCCGAGCGGATTCCCAAGTCAAGGTACGAGGATTCCGGGTCGAACTGGCCGAGGTCGAATTGGCTATCCGGGCCGCGGGCCGAAAGAATCCGGCGCTGGTTGACGTCGCGGTGATCGCGCGTAGCCGGGCCGCCGGTGCTGACGCGTTCCTGGTGGCCTACCTGACCGGTGATCCGGCCGAGCTGGACATCGAGGAGCTGCGCGGCTACCTGCATGGCGCGCTGCCCGGTTACATGGTGCCGAGCTATTTCGAGTGGATCTCGGCATTCCCGCGCACGGCCAGCGGCAAACGGGACGACGCGGCACTGGCTGAGCTGCCGCTTGCCTCCGGACGGATCTCCTCGGGCCGACCGGCCCGGGATAGTTGGGAAGGCGGCGTGCTCGAGCTGGTGCGTCAGGTGCTCGAGTCCGACCAGATCGGCATCGAGGACAACTTCTTCGAGGCCGGCGGGACGTCGCTGTCGGCGATGCGGCTGACGGTGCTGATCGAGAAACGGTTCGGTGCCCCAATGCCGGTGTCGGCTCTGATCACGGCGCCCTCCGTAGCGGCGCTGGCAGCTCGGCTGCGGTCGGCGCCGGACCGGGGAACCTTCGACCCAGTGGTGCCGATGCGCTCGACCGGGTCGCGACGGCCGCTGTTCCTGGTCCATCCGCTTGGCGGCAACGTCTTGTGCTACCGAGGCTTGACCGAGCGCCTAGGCGCTGATCAGCCGGTGTACGCACTGCAAGCGCCGGGCAGCGTCGGCGGCAGCGAACCGCTTGGATCGGTTCCTGAACTCGCGGCACTGTACGTAGCAGCGATCCGCCGGATACAGCCGAGCGGGCCGTACAACATCGGTGGCTGGTCCTTCGGCGGCTTCATCGCATTCGAGATGGCCCGTCAGATCACCGCCGTCGAGCCAGCCGGGGTGGCCCAACTGATCCTCATCGACCCGATCGCAATCGAGCAGGGCCAACGTCCGGAGATCGCCGACCGTTCGCTGTTGGAGTGGTTCTTCTGGGAGATGCTCTGGGCCGAGCACGGCGGCCTGACCGAGGTGGAGGCGGTGCCGGCCGACCTCGATGCCGACCGGGCGTTCGACTTCGTCGCCGATCGTGCTGCGGCAGCCGGGGTGTTGGCCGACACCGGCTCCGCCGAACAGGTGCGTCGGCTGTTCTCGATGTTCAAGGCGCACTGGCAGGCGCTGTTGACCTATCAGCCTGAACCGGCGCCGCAGGATCTGCTGTTGCTGCGCGCCACCGCGCAACTGCCAGCGGTATTGCAGCCGATGCACGGTGCTGCCCGAAGCCTGCACACCGACTCCACCAACGGCTGGTCGGCGATGACCACCGGCCGGATCGAAGTCGTCGATGTCGACGGCGATCACCTGGTGCTGCTGGATGAACCATACGTGGAAGGGATCGCCGACACGATCAATCGCGTCTTGCGGTCGAACCCATCCGACATTGCGACAGATAGGAAGCGAGCATGA
- a CDS encoding SIS domain-containing protein yields MPSRLERYEQFLSTEYRSAFVKSSEYSIDEITDQLRDRMANGEFRQIVFSGMGCSAIVSDVIRTYLGTFDSGLEIFVFNDYDFQFLVPRSVIEDPSTLIILSSYSGHSNEPIRAFHDMKEMHDRVLLLTSGGRLAQLGSEFGVSIARWQLSNPDREYPLFHVGQYFAILIKMFSELGLLQQDRSAEVRALVDQLATDFDAELERAAIDAAHRAQDANIIMIASPKWHESLLKLAKMHFNEIAMVPATRNYFHEFCHSEVATLSDPDRRHLVLIFCDDEEDAYTVQKRENLVSLLQSPLPQNRNVEVVQVRLDQPSFMRKYFTALEFVQRVTLELGKFYQTQSRDLISEAAGNPWYHSTVVALG; encoded by the coding sequence ATGCCTTCTCGGCTCGAACGATACGAACAATTCCTCTCCACTGAGTACCGGTCCGCCTTCGTCAAGTCCTCCGAATACAGCATCGACGAGATCACCGACCAGTTGCGCGACCGGATGGCCAACGGCGAGTTCCGGCAGATCGTGTTCAGCGGCATGGGCTGCTCGGCCATCGTCTCCGACGTGATCCGGACCTACCTGGGCACCTTCGACAGCGGCCTGGAGATCTTCGTCTTCAACGACTACGACTTCCAGTTCTTGGTGCCCCGTTCAGTGATCGAAGATCCATCGACGCTCATCATCCTGAGTTCCTACAGCGGTCACTCCAACGAGCCGATCCGAGCCTTCCACGACATGAAGGAGATGCATGACCGGGTGCTGCTGCTCACCTCGGGCGGCCGGCTGGCACAGTTGGGCAGCGAGTTCGGAGTGTCGATTGCCCGCTGGCAATTGAGCAATCCGGATCGGGAGTACCCGCTCTTCCACGTTGGGCAGTACTTCGCGATCCTGATCAAGATGTTTTCCGAATTGGGCCTGCTCCAGCAGGACCGCAGTGCCGAGGTGCGCGCGCTGGTCGACCAGTTGGCCACCGACTTCGATGCCGAGCTGGAACGGGCTGCGATCGACGCCGCGCACCGCGCGCAGGACGCGAACATCATCATGATCGCATCGCCGAAGTGGCATGAAAGCTTGCTGAAACTGGCGAAGATGCACTTCAACGAGATCGCGATGGTGCCCGCCACCAGGAACTACTTCCACGAGTTCTGCCACAGCGAGGTCGCCACCCTGTCCGACCCCGATCGCCGTCACCTGGTGCTGATCTTCTGTGACGATGAGGAAGACGCATACACGGTCCAGAAGCGAGAGAACCTGGTTTCACTCCTGCAGAGCCCGTTGCCACAGAACCGCAACGTCGAGGTGGTTCAGGTCCGGCTCGACCAGCCGAGCTTCATGCGCAAGTACTTCACAGCGCTGGAATTCGTCCAGCGCGTGACTCTCGAGCTCGGCAAGTTCTACCAGACGCAGTCGCGCGACCTGATCTCCGAGGCCGCCGGCAACCCCTGGTACCACTCCACGGTGGTCGCGCTCGGCTGA
- a CDS encoding SDR family NAD(P)-dependent oxidoreductase, which produces MRDHTARLAIVTGGTKGLGYAFSERLADLDYHVLALYRQDQAAAELAGKMLGNRGQVRRVDISDRAALVELTRELVTEHGAPAVLVNNAGRNIDRPLLELNEADWQTVLETNLSAPFHLTSLLAPAMLAAGGGSIVNIGATTGIRARRNGANYCASKAGLLHLTKCMALELAPTIRVNCLIPGMIDTEEMRDRYRYADPDARRSLLDEIPQGRIGTPAELADALEFLVSDRSRYFTGQKLIIDGGQFMW; this is translated from the coding sequence GTGCGCGATCACACGGCGAGGCTGGCCATCGTTACAGGTGGCACGAAAGGCCTGGGCTACGCATTCAGCGAACGCCTCGCCGACCTGGATTACCACGTGCTGGCGCTGTACCGGCAAGACCAGGCCGCTGCTGAGCTCGCCGGGAAGATGCTGGGCAACCGAGGGCAGGTTCGGCGAGTTGACATCTCCGACCGGGCCGCGCTGGTTGAGCTGACTCGCGAACTAGTCACCGAACACGGCGCACCAGCCGTATTGGTCAATAACGCGGGGCGGAATATCGATCGTCCGCTGCTCGAACTCAACGAAGCTGACTGGCAAACCGTTCTGGAGACCAACCTTTCGGCGCCGTTTCACCTCACCTCCCTGCTCGCTCCGGCGATGCTCGCCGCCGGCGGCGGCTCGATCGTGAACATCGGTGCGACCACCGGGATTCGGGCCCGGCGCAACGGAGCGAACTACTGCGCCAGTAAGGCTGGTTTGCTGCACTTGACCAAATGCATGGCCCTTGAACTTGCTCCGACTATCCGGGTCAATTGCTTGATTCCTGGGATGATCGACACAGAGGAGATGCGTGACCGGTACCGCTATGCCGATCCGGACGCACGCCGCAGCCTGCTCGATGAGATCCCGCAGGGCCGCATTGGCACGCCGGCTGAACTAGCCGATGCGCTGGAATTCTTGGTCAGCGACCGCTCCCGATATTTCACCGGACAGAAATTGATCATCGATGGCGGCCAGTTCATGTGGTGA
- a CDS encoding alpha/beta fold hydrolase: MANRTGRPGMENIMTTATGTPTSVPTSVPATPTGPVGRITAASLAIGAVGAAALTFVLLPNASEARLVGGGLVAFAAGWAMLAWLTTRRTTCPQRWAYVPATVMAASGVTLLVVNPGEPAMTRLAWAWAPALVILAVWTERCTRRNVPRRSRLLIYPVTLVMLLAGLGGLCQATTKAPDVTAGAMPGRLVDVGGYRLHLACTGTGAPTVVLLNGLGETSPLWARINPAIAVTTRVCAYDRAGQGWSEDSSKPADATNAATDLHRLLAAAGESGPFVLAGHSSGGVHALTYTHLYPHDVAGVVLLDSASPHQMDLVTPFNGEYQLMRRVLAPAPTLFRFGAGHLIGALSTPVLPGAAGEQVSAFANSPRGMANMRAEQATLPDTFRQAQALTTLGATPLVVLTAKDNVDHKPGWGTAQGQLAALSRNTRHTVADLDHVAFLVDAAGSALSITAITDVVTAVRTHTPVRTP; this comes from the coding sequence GTGGCCAACCGCACCGGGCGGCCAGGAATGGAAAACATCATGACCACCGCAACCGGCACACCGACATCCGTCCCGACCAGCGTGCCGGCCACGCCGACTGGCCCGGTCGGCCGCATCACCGCCGCATCCTTGGCGATCGGAGCTGTGGGCGCGGCAGCCCTGACGTTCGTCCTCCTGCCCAACGCGTCCGAGGCACGGCTCGTCGGCGGCGGCCTCGTCGCGTTCGCTGCTGGCTGGGCGATGCTCGCCTGGCTCACCACCCGCAGGACGACGTGCCCGCAGCGGTGGGCCTACGTCCCCGCCACCGTCATGGCCGCGTCGGGCGTGACACTGCTGGTGGTCAACCCGGGTGAGCCGGCCATGACCCGCCTTGCTTGGGCGTGGGCGCCAGCTTTGGTGATTCTGGCTGTGTGGACCGAGCGGTGCACCCGCCGGAACGTCCCCCGACGAAGCCGCCTGCTCATCTACCCGGTCACGCTCGTGATGCTGTTGGCTGGTCTCGGCGGCCTGTGCCAAGCCACGACAAAGGCGCCCGACGTCACCGCCGGCGCCATGCCGGGCCGACTTGTCGACGTCGGCGGGTATCGCCTGCACCTGGCCTGCACCGGCACTGGCGCACCCACCGTGGTGCTGCTCAACGGCCTTGGTGAGACGTCCCCGCTGTGGGCACGCATCAACCCGGCCATCGCCGTGACGACCCGCGTCTGCGCCTACGACCGCGCTGGACAGGGCTGGAGCGAGGACTCATCCAAGCCGGCCGATGCCACCAACGCTGCCACCGACCTGCACCGCCTGCTGGCCGCCGCCGGGGAGTCCGGCCCGTTCGTGCTGGCCGGTCACTCCAGTGGCGGCGTGCACGCCCTCACGTACACGCACCTGTACCCCCACGACGTGGCCGGAGTTGTCCTTCTCGACAGCGCCAGCCCGCACCAGATGGACCTGGTGACGCCGTTCAACGGCGAATACCAGCTCATGCGGCGCGTCCTGGCACCTGCGCCCACCTTGTTCCGGTTCGGTGCCGGTCACCTCATCGGTGCGTTGAGCACCCCGGTGCTGCCCGGTGCGGCCGGTGAGCAGGTGTCCGCGTTCGCGAACAGCCCTCGTGGCATGGCGAACATGCGGGCGGAGCAGGCCACACTGCCTGACACGTTCCGGCAGGCTCAGGCGCTCACCACGCTTGGCGCCACCCCGCTGGTCGTGCTCACCGCGAAGGACAACGTCGACCACAAGCCGGGATGGGGCACCGCTCAGGGCCAGCTCGCGGCCCTGTCGAGAAATACCCGTCACACAGTCGCGGACCTCGACCACGTGGCGTTCCTGGTGGACGCGGCAGGTTCGGCCCTGTCCATCACCGCCATCACCGACGTTGTCACTGCGGTCCGCACGCACACCCCGGTGCGCACGCCGTAG